The following proteins come from a genomic window of Candidatus Thermoplasmatota archaeon:
- a CDS encoding RNA-guided pseudouridylation complex pseudouridine synthase subunit Cbf5 translates to MIGLLSEEHLVVKVKSETTDKRYGCEPEKRLLSEYIKLGCINLDKPRGPTSHQVVAWVKDIINIEKAGHGGTLDPKVTGVLPLALGNATKALQAFLYGTKEYIGIMRTHRDVSTDDIKKICSRFVGEIEQLPPVRAAVKREVRKRKIYSFDILEIEKRDVLFKVICQAGTYIRTLVHNVGKLIGGAHLEELRRTRSCSFEESEAITLHQLKDAYMDYKEGNERELRKVIMPFEKMLSHLPKIIIRDSAVDAVCHGANLAIPGFVKFDKRIEKGSTVAIFSLKNEAVALGKSLLSSKELLTKSEGCAVDIERVFMLPNTYPPCWKKKI, encoded by the coding sequence ATGATAGGATTGCTATCTGAGGAGCATTTAGTAGTTAAAGTTAAATCTGAAACTACTGACAAGCGCTACGGTTGCGAGCCTGAAAAAAGGCTGCTATCTGAGTATATAAAGTTAGGATGTATTAATTTAGATAAGCCTCGCGGCCCTACTTCACATCAAGTTGTAGCATGGGTGAAAGATATAATTAATATTGAAAAAGCAGGTCATGGCGGTACATTAGACCCCAAAGTTACTGGCGTACTACCTTTAGCTTTAGGCAATGCTACAAAAGCTTTGCAGGCGTTTCTTTACGGAACTAAGGAATACATAGGAATAATGCGCACACACAGAGATGTCAGTACTGATGATATAAAAAAGATCTGTTCGCGGTTCGTTGGCGAAATCGAGCAGCTACCACCGGTTAGAGCTGCTGTAAAAAGAGAGGTAAGAAAGAGAAAGATTTATTCTTTTGATATTCTTGAAATTGAAAAAAGAGACGTCCTTTTTAAAGTTATATGTCAAGCAGGCACATATATAAGAACGCTTGTACACAACGTAGGTAAGTTAATCGGAGGCGCTCATTTAGAAGAGCTCAGAAGAACAAGAAGCTGTAGTTTCGAAGAGAGCGAAGCAATAACATTACATCAACTAAAAGATGCTTACATGGATTATAAAGAAGGCAATGAGAGAGAGCTAAGAAAAGTAATCATGCCATTTGAAAAAATGCTCTCGCATTTACCTAAAATTATAATTAGAGATAGTGCTGTCGATGCTGTTTGCCACGGCGCTAATCTAGCAATACCAGGATTTGTGAAGTTTGATAAACGCATAGAAAAAGGCAGCACTGTTGCAATTTTTAGTTTGAAGAACGAGGCGGTAGCACTTGGAAAATCGCTACTTAGTTCTAAAGAGCTTTTGACTAAGAGTGAAGGCTGTGCTGTAGATATAGAGCGTGTTTTCATGTTACCCAACACTTATCCTCCATGCTGGAAGAAGAAAATTTAA
- a CDS encoding AAA family ATPase: MIITLSGLAGSGKTTVAKILANKLNYKYLSAGELFRNIAKERNTSLEQLLELAEKNPGIDRELDKMVMKLASEGSTVVEGRLVGWHAKQYGMSSIRVWLEASFETRARRVAKRDGKSFEIVTEEIQKRENSDWQRFWDLYTIDINDLSVYSIIIDTTYLTPEQVANAIIQKLRDDRIAI, translated from the coding sequence AATTTTAGCTAATAAACTCAATTATAAATATTTGAGTGCGGGCGAACTTTTTCGTAATATTGCTAAAGAGCGAAACACTAGTTTAGAACAGTTATTAGAGCTTGCCGAAAAGAATCCCGGCATAGATAGAGAGCTTGATAAAATGGTAATGAAACTTGCATCTGAAGGTAGCACAGTCGTTGAAGGACGATTAGTAGGATGGCACGCTAAACAATACGGTATGTCATCAATTAGAGTGTGGCTTGAGGCAAGTTTCGAAACAAGGGCAAGGAGAGTTGCGAAAAGAGATGGTAAATCTTTTGAAATAGTTACTGAAGAAATTCAAAAACGAGAAAATTCTGATTGGCAGCGGTTCTGGGATTTATATACAATAGACATAAACGATCTTTCTGTTTATTCTATAATTATAGACACTACTTATCTTACTCCTGAGCAAGTAGCAAACGCAATAATACAAAAATTAAGGGATGATAGGATTGCTATCTGA
- a CDS encoding enoyl-CoA hydratase-related protein — protein MKNLKFEKEKDIGIITICRPPMNALNTEVLLELKALLEEVEKSQLLKALIITGEGDKAFVAGADIKELKDKNAAQALEFAKIGQEVLDKIENLPMPVIAAVNGYALGGGTELALACDFVIASSNAKFGQPEVKLGIIPGFGGTQRLARLLNKNYAKHLIFTGETIDANEAYRIGLANKVVAQKELLNAAKELAAKIQSCRVAISYAKEAINKGLEVPLEKGLELERNAFSKCFETQDSKEGLEAFLQKRVPKFQGI, from the coding sequence ATGAAAAACCTTAAATTTGAGAAAGAAAAAGATATAGGAATAATTACAATTTGCAGACCCCCTATGAATGCACTCAATACAGAGGTGCTTCTAGAGCTTAAAGCGCTACTTGAAGAAGTTGAAAAATCGCAGTTGTTGAAAGCGCTCATAATAACTGGCGAAGGCGATAAGGCGTTTGTAGCAGGCGCAGATATAAAAGAATTAAAAGATAAAAATGCAGCTCAAGCATTAGAATTTGCAAAAATTGGTCAAGAGGTTCTTGACAAAATTGAAAATTTACCAATGCCTGTAATAGCCGCAGTTAACGGTTACGCACTTGGCGGGGGTACTGAGCTAGCGCTCGCTTGCGATTTTGTTATCGCTAGCTCAAACGCAAAGTTCGGTCAGCCTGAAGTTAAACTTGGTATTATACCAGGTTTTGGTGGCACTCAGCGTTTAGCCCGACTTTTAAACAAGAACTATGCCAAACATCTTATATTCACAGGTGAAACGATAGATGCAAATGAAGCTTATAGGATTGGGTTGGCTAATAAAGTAGTGGCTCAGAAAGAACTTTTGAATGCTGCTAAAGAGCTAGCTGCTAAAATACAAAGCTGCAGAGTTGCAATAAGCTATGCAAAAGAAGCTATAAATAAAGGTCTTGAAGTGCCATTAGAAAAAGGCCTTGAGTTAGAGCGAAATGCCTTCAGTAAATGTTTCGAAACTCAAGATTCTAAAGAAGGCTTAGAAGCTTTTCTACAGAAAAGAGTGCCTAAATTCCAAGGTATCTGA